The following is a genomic window from Saprospiraceae bacterium.
TAACAATCACGGTTGTAACAGCACTTATTGCCATGCTGTTACCGTTTCAACAATTCAACCTGAGTGTCATGCTTTGTTTGGATTTCAGCAATCGGATACAACTTTTACTGTAAATTTTGCAGATTCAACAATTAGTTCTACTCCGATTACTTCATGGCTTTGGGATTTTGGTGATGGACAAAGCTCTACCAACCATAATCCACATCACACATACGCTCATGCCGGAACATATGAAGTATGCCTAACTGTGCATAACAATCACGGTTGTAACAGCACTTATTGCCATTTTGTAACGATTCATGCCACTGCCCATGAATGTATTGCTTTATTTACATCACATTATGATTCGAAAAGCAATCAAATGCGATTTTTTAATACATCTTCTTTTACCACTGATCACACTCAATATTTGTGGAGTTTTGGTGATGGGCATTCATCTTCATCTGAAAATCCAATCAATACTTATTCTCATACAGGCATTTATACTGTTTGTTTATTTATTATTGATGAAATCACTGGATGTAATTCGCATATATGTACAGAAGTTGAAATTAATCATATATGGCATGATATGGTTGTAAATAAGGAGCATTTAGTAACATCGAGGTCCACGGCAAATGAAGTTACAGAACCAGAATCTTATATTGAATTTGGCAGTTTTCCAAATCCTTTTATTTCCAATACGAACATACCATATGAATTAAAAAGTGACTCGCATTTAAACATTGAGATGTATGACTTAAGTGGTAGATTAATACATCAAATATTTAAGGGAGATCAGTCAAAAGGTTCACATACCTTGGTATTATCCGGAGATTATTTAATAGATAAAATGTACATTCTAAAGATAGTCATTAATGATAAAATATTTCATAAAAAACTGTTAGTTGCAAAATAAGATTGAATGATTATTTTGAAAAATTTATTTGAATTTGGATTGACAGAATTCAAAAGATTTCCTTATTTCTTATTTATGAATTAGAAACAAGGATTATCAAAAAAAAATATTATGGTAGAAAAATTAATCACATTTTCATTAAAAAACCGATTCATTGTACTGATGATATCTGCCGGACTATTTGGCTGGGGGATCTATAGTGTTCAACAGAATCCAATTGATGCCATACCAGATTTATCTGAAAATCAAGTTATTGTGTTTACAGAATGGATGGGCAGAAGTCCGCAGGTCATAGAAGATCAGGTGACCTATCCGCTGGTCTCCAATCTGCAGGGTATACCGAAAGTAAAAAATATCAGAGGTACTTCAATGTTTGGAATGAGCTTTGTCTATATCATTTTTGAAGACAATGTAGATGTGTATTGGGCAAGAACACGTGTATTGGAACGTCTAAATTATGCTCAACGACTGCTGCCACAAAATGTAGTTCCTACTTTAGGGCCAGACGGCACAGGTGTAGGTCATATTTTCTGGTATCATCTGGAAGCAAATGGCATGGATTTGGGAGAACAAAGAGCCTTACAGGACTGGTATGTTAAATTTGCACTACAAACAGTTCCCGGAGTGGCTGAAGTAGCATCATTTGGCGGTTTTGAAAAACAGTACCAATTGGTTTTAGACCCATTAAAAATGCAATATTATGGCATTAGTATGATGGAAGCCATGAACGCAGTAAAAACCAGTAATAATGATGTTGGCGGTCGGAAATTTGAAATGAGTGATATGGCCTATATTGTGAGGGGATTGGGGTATATTAAAAATATTAAGGATATAGAAGACATAACTATAAAAAACTACAATTCAGTTCCTATTCTTGTCAAAGATATCGGATCCGTACAGATGGGTGGCGACTTGCGTCTAGGTATTTTTGACCAAAATGGTGAAGGTGAAGTTGTAGGTGGCATTGTGGTCATGCGATATGGTGAAAATGCCGATAAAGTCATTAAATCGGTCAAAGAAAAAATGAAGGAAGTCGAAAAAGGACTGCCAGAAGGAGTCACATTCAAAACATCGTACGATCGCGGTGAATTGATAGAAAAAGCCATTGAATCAGTCAGAGGAACTTTGATAGAAGAAATGATCGCTGTATCCATCATTGTATTACTCTTTCTCTTTCACTGGCGTAGTGCCCTGATCATCCTGATACAATTGCCCATTTCTGTGTCCATAGGGTTTATTTTGCTGGAAGCTTTTGGTATCTCATCCAATATCATGTCATTGACAGGAATCGCATTAGCCATTGGTGTTGTAGTCGATGACGGTATAGTGATGGTTGAGAATGCTTACAGGACAATATCGGAAAAACAGGAAGAACTGGAAAATATTCAAAATTAGCCAACTGATCATCATGAACATAAAAAATATATTTAAAAAGGCACATGATCCATTATCTCCTGAAGAAAAATTGCTGCTTATAGAAAGCTCTTCAAAATTGGTTGGACCAGGTGTTTTCTACTCGACGATCATTGTAATAGCATCCTTTTTACCTGTATTTCTGCTTACGGGTATGGAAGGAAAACTATTTAGTCCTTTGGCATGGACCAAGTCTTTTATACTGATTGTAGATGCTTTTTTAGCCATCTCACTTACTCCGGTATTGATCAGCTTTTTGTTAAAAGGAAAACTAAGACCTGAAAACAAAAATCCGCTTAATAAAGCGCTTGAAAGGGTCTACACACCTATGTTGGTTTTTTGCTTAAAATGGCGCAAGACAATTTTGGGTCTCAATATAATAGCACTTGTTATCGGAATTTTAATGTTTACTAAGCTTGGATCGGAATTTATGCCCCCATTGGATGAAGGATCAATATTGTTTATGCCTGTTACTTTGCCGGATGTTTCCAATTCCGAGGTAAAAAGAATTTTACAGGTTCAGGATAAACTTATAAAATCTATACCCGAGGTTGCGCATGTATTGGGTAAAGCAGGCAGAGCAAATACTGCAACGGATAATAGTCCGATCAGTATGGTGGAAACGATAATACTGCTCAAGCCCCAACACCAATGGCGTGACAATTTAAGTAAGAATGATATCATTACTGAAATCAATAATAAACTTCAGATACCAGGTGTAATCAATGGTTTTACCCAACCCATCATCAATCGTATCAATATGCTTTCTACAGGTATCAGAACTGATGTCGGTATAAAAATTTATGGTGCAAATCTGGATTCTATAAATGTACTCGCGCAAAAAATAAAAAAAACACTTGAAGGAACATCTGGTGTGAAAGACTTATATGCAGAGCCCATCACGGGTGGAAAATATATCGATATAGAAGCGAAACGAGATGAAATAGGCAGATATGGTCTAACCATAGATGATATAAATGTTGTCGTGGAGGCGGCTATAGGTGGAATGAAACTCACTACTACTATCGAAGGAAGGCAAAGATTTTCGGTAAATGCAAGATATGCGCAGGAATTTAGAAATAGCATAGAGGCCTTAAAACAACTGCAGGTACAAACGATGGAGTATGGTCCTATCCCACTGGAGGCTGTAGCAGATGTTAAGGTCAGCGATGGCCCACCTATGATAAACAGTGAGAATGCAATGTTGCGTGGAAGTGTGCTATTTAATGTCAGGGACCGGGATTTGGGCAGTACAGTAAAAGAAGCACAAAGCAAACTGAACACCATGATGACTAAGATGCCCAAGGGATACTATGTAGAATGGAGTGGACAATGGGAAAATCAAATCAGGGCCAACAGAACTTTAAGTATGATATTACCAATAGTGATACTTATTATTTTCACAGTGCTATATTTCACCTATAAATCCATGAAAGAAGCGTTGATCACCATGATCACTGTTCCCTTCGCATTGATAGGAGGCATATTTATGGTGTATTTTTATGGTATAAATTTGTCCGTTGCTGTTGCTGTTGGATTTATTGCTCTTTTCGGAATGGCTATAGAAACTGCCATGCTGATGACTATATATCTGAATGAAGCGATGAATAAAATGGTAGAAAAACATGGAAATTCTGCTCAGACTCTATCAGAAGATATACTGAAAGAATATATTATCGAAGGCTCAGCGAAGAGATTAAGACCCAAGCTCATGACCGTTTCAGTTTCCCTGTTCGGGTTGATTCCTATCTTATGGGCTACAGGCACCGGTGCAGATGTCATGGTACCTATCACAGTGCCGCTTATAGGTGGGACTATTACTTCTACCATTTACGTACTGCTGGTGACGCCCATAGTGTTTGAAATGACAAAACTTCGTGAATTAAAAAGTAAAGGTAAAATAGAACTTATAGATGTTAAAGAATAGATACCAAGTCATCCTGTGCATATTTTTCATAAATATTGCACCCTTAAAAGGTCAAATACTTACATTGAATGAAGTGCTGGAGAATATAACATTGAACAATCCACAGTTAAAAATGTATGATGCAGACATTCAGAGTATGGATGCCGCATCTGCCGGAGCCAAAAGCTGGATGCCGCCACAAGTGCAAGTTGGCTTTTTTATGACACCATACAACCCTTCCTTCTGGAAAGCGGATGGAGCATTTGCCGGAATGGGTAATTTTATGGTCGGTGCTACTCAAATGATACCAAATCCTAAAAAGCAAATGGCAGACTTTAACTATATGAATGCCATGTCTTCTGTAGAAAGGGAAAATAGAAACTATACCTTAAATCAATTATATGCTTTAGCAAAAACCAATTATTATGAATGGATGATAATAAGCAAAAAAGTCAAAATAGCCAATGAAAATCTACTACTCCTGGCATATATGATAAAAAGTATGGAGATAAGATACCAATATAACATGGATAAACTACCAACCTATTATAAAGCCAAAGCCAAATACAGTTCATTAGAAAATATGATTGTCATGCTTAAAAATGATATTTCACAAAAAATGATTGTATTAAATACATTGATGGCCAGAGATAAAAATATCACATTTGAAGTGGACAATACCTATCGTTTTACTGATTTTAATAATGAAGCATCAGATACGACTTTTCTCACCAAAAGACGAAGTGACATCAAAGCAATAGAGAAAACTATAAATATAAATCAGTTAAAAATCGAAGTAGAAAATACAAGACTTTTGCCGGATTTTGGGGTGCGATATGATCATATGTTTGCGTTTGGTCAGCAACCACAACAATTCACCTTAATGGGTATGGTAAATATCCCTATGTCATGGTCCACCAAAATGAATAAAGCCAATATACATAGTTTTCAAATTAAAAATGAGAGTCTGTACTGGCAAAAACAAATGGTGCTGAATGAAGCTTCAGGAATGATAAAAGCAATGAAAACGGAACTTAAATTTTTAAAAGATCAATATCAAATTTCTGAAAACTCAATTATCCCTGCAATAAGAAAAAATTATGAAACCGCTTTATTAGCATGGCAAAATAATACAGGGGACTTATTTCAGGTACTAGATGCCTGGGAATCACTAAATATGGCACAATTGGACACATTGGATAAACTACAACGTATTTTAGTCACTCAGGTAGAAATTGAAAAACAAATGGAAATAAAATAGTGATGAACAAATATATAAAATACAGTATCGGATTACTCCTGATGGTTATCATAGGTTTTGGTATTTACTATTTTGCCATAAAATCAAAACATCACAGTGGAGATCATCAACAAACCAAAACCTATACCTGTCCGATGCCCCAAGACTCATTTTTTAGTGATCAGCCCGGAACATGTCCTAAATGCGGCATGACACTGGTCGAAGTTGATGCACACAAATATGATGAAAGTTCTAAAAAAATGGCGTCCTATACCTGTCCTATGCCTGAAGATTCAGTGTACAGCGATAAACCCGGAATATGTCCTAAGTGTGGCATGACACTGATAAAAAAAGAAAATCATGACCAACATACAGATGACTATACCATAGATCAACTCCTGAAGCCTACTAATCAATTTGTGGTAGGAAAATATCCTGTTATTACTGCAAAAGACACCGCTATATCCGGGGAAATAAATTTGCCCGGACTCATAGCTTACGATCTGGATGCGGCAGTAAATATAGCCGCACGCATCAGTGGGAGAATAGAGAAAATGTACATTAACTATAAATTTCAAGCAGTAAAAAAGGGCCAAAAATTATTTGATGTATATAGTCCTGAATTGTTGACAGAACAGCAAAACTTCATCTTTTTAAACTCTGATGATCCGGAAAATACTTCCATCATTGAGGCTTCGAAACAGAAATTATTGTTATATGGAATGACTCAAAGTCAGATCAGTAGCATGGCTAAATCAAAAACAGCAAATGCTCAGATTACGATATATAGTCCGGTAGAAGGGATTATCTCAGGAACAGAATCCATGAGTGAACAAAATGAAAGCGGTATGTCCATTAAAAATAACAATACCGAAGCATTAAGTGTGAAAGAAGGCAATTACATAAAAAAAGGAGAAGTAATTTTTAAATTACTGAGTACAGATCGGGTTTGGGGTATATTTAATGTCATGCAGGGCAACAGCGCATTTATAAAGATAAATCAACCAGTCTTAGTAACTTCCGAAATGAACGGAATGAAGCCCTTTACCGCCAAAATAAATTATATAGAAACCCAATTTAATCCTGAAGACAGGTCCAATAGCGTGCGGGTATATCTGAATAACAAAATGCTGAAATTGCCTATAGGTTTAAGACTGGAAGGACTGGTAAAAATCAGTCCTGTAAAAGGTATCTGGCTTGACAAAAAAGCTTTAGTTAGTACCGGAACTCAAAAAATAATTTTTACAAAAAAAGAAGGTGGCTTCAAAGCAAAAGCCATAAAGACAGGTCTCGAAATAGGTGATTTTATACAGATATTAAGCGGTATTTCCCTTAAAGACGAACTGGCCCAAAATGCTCAGTATCTGATGGACAGTGAAAGTTTTATAAAAACAAAATGAGGAATCAAATGACAAAATCAACCATAATTGTACTTTTATTTTTTGCTGTATCCATTTCCTGTAGTGAACAAAAAGAAAATGATCATAGTACCCATTCTGATATGGCTAATGTTTTTTATACTTGCTCGATGGATCCACAGGTAAAAGAAGATAAGCCCGGCAAGTGTCCTATATGTCACATGGAATTAACGCCTATCAAGAGTGATGATACAAAGCCAAATGAAATTAAGTTAAGTGATCAGCAAATTCAATTGGGAAATATCACTACCCAAACTTTTGTCGCTACGCAAAACAATCTGGATCAGAGCTATACCGGTACATTAACTTTTGATCAGGACAAAATAAAAACGATTTCCGCGAGAGCAATGGGCAGGATTGAAAAATTATATTTTAAAACACTGGGTGGATTTATTTCTAAAAATCAACCGGTCTATGATCTTTACAGTGAAGATATAGCCATTGCCAAACAAGACTTTGTCTCTGCTTACCGGCAACTTTCCTTGCCCGGTGATTTTGGCAAAAATGCGGACAGATTATTACTTGCGGCAAAACAAAAATTGCAGTTTTACGGATTGAATGACAGACAAATTGAAAGTTTGAAAACCAGCAAAGATGTTTCTCCTTACACTACTTTTTATAGTGTTACCGGCGGTTATATCAATGAAATATCAGTGACAGAAGGCAGTTATGTGATGGAAGGAACAGAGATACTTAAAACAGCAGATTTAACCAGTTTGTGGCTCGAAACGCAGGTAAATATTAACTATGCGAATGGATTTAGGATAGGACAACAAGCTAAAGTTTCTTTTAATGATTTTCCTGACAAGTCAGTTAATACTGTAGTATCATTTGTTAATCCTGAAATTAATCCCGATACAAGACTACTTCTGATTCGGATGAAAATAGAGAATAAAAACTTACAATTGAAGCCTGGAATGCAAGCCGAAGCAAATATAACACGATCCAATATCAAAGGACTGTTTATACCCGTTGACGCCCTAATCCGGGAAGAAAAGGCTACCTATATCTGGTTAGAAAAGACACCCGGTGTTTTTGAAAATCAAATGGTTAATACAGGTATTGAGATTAATGGTTTGATAGAAATAAAAACATCCATGGACAGCTTAAAAAATGTAGTTATAACAGGTGCTTATGCGATTAATAGTGAATATAAATTCAGAAAAGGAAGTGATCCAATGGAAGGGCATAATATGTAAATAAAAAAAGAAAATGAAACACACGTATAGTATCTCCGGAATGACCTGTAAGGGTTGTCGTGGACATGTCGAAAAAACACTTTCAAATGTAGAAGGAGTTACGATCGCCAAAGTAGACTTGCAAATGGCAGAGGCTATCATAGAAATGGAATCCCATATACCTATAGAGACATTTGCAGAAGCTTTGAAAAATGATGGTGGAAGGTATCATATTCACAAACAAGGACATCAGATAGATGAAGTCAAAAAGGATGAAAAGGCAAAAGGTAAAGGTAGAGGTACTTTTTATTGTCCTATGCATTGTGAAGGTGAAAAAACGTATGATAAAGCAGGTGACTGTCCGGTATGTGGAATGGACTTGGTGGAAGAAAGATCATTATCTGCCACAAGTGCTCAGTTTACTTGCCCTATGCATGCTGAGATTGTCAGGGACGAACCAGGCTCGTGCCCTATATGTGGGATGGATTTGGTGCCACTCGAAACCGATGCTTCTGAAGAGGATAAGACCTACCAAAAGCTTTTAAAGAAATTTTGGATAGCGGTTGTTTTTACTGTACCCATATTTCTGATTGCTATGTCCGAAATGATAATGGACAACCCTTTGTATTCTATATTTTCTCAAAAAAATTGGAACTGGATTCAGCTAGTATTGTCAATACCCGTAGTGTTTTATGCCACCTGGATATTTTTCCAACGAGCCTGGACTTCTATCCAGACTATGAATCTCAATATGTTTACGCTCATAGGCATTGGATCAGGTATAGCCTGGATATTTAGTGTCTTTGCTATGTTGTTTCCTGATATATTTCCACCCGATTTCAAAACGATGAATGGCAATGTTTTTGTTTATTTTGAGGCTACAACAGTCATACTTACTTTAGTTTTACTTGGTCAATTGCTGGAAGCAAGAGCCCACAGTCAGACCAGCGGTGCCATCAAAGCATTACTCCAATTAGTGCCTTCTACCGCCACTTTGGTGGAGAATGGCAACGATAAAATCATCTCTATTGATAAGATTGAGAAAGGTTATTTGCTTCGTGTCAAACCAGGCGAAAAGATTCCAGTGGATGGGACGATTGTCGAAGGCCATAGTAGTATTGATGAGTCAATGATTACGGGAGAGCCAATCCCAGTAGATAAAACTGTCGATGATAAGGTGAGTTCCGGAACGATCAATGGTACAAAATCCTTTGTCATGATCGCTGAAAAAGTAGGTTCCGAAACTTTATTATCTCAAATCATCCACATGGTAAATAATGCCAGTAGATCTAAAGCACCTATCCAAAAATTAGCAGATAAAATAGCAAAGTATTTTGTGCCCATAGTATTATTTGTTTCAATGTTGACATTTATAGTTTGGGCTGTTTTTGGGCCAGAACCAGCTTATGTATTTGCTTTTGTCAATGCCATCGCGGTATTAATTATTGCTTGCCCATGTGCTTTGGGATTGGCCACACCTATGTCGGTGATGGTAGGTGTAGGCAGAGGTGCTCAATCTGGAGTGCTAATTAAAAATGCCGAAGCCCTGGAGAAGATGAATAAGGTAGATACACTGATCGTAGATAAAACAGGTACGATCACAGAAGGAAAGCCGTCAGTAGAAAAAGTAATAGCAATAGATGATTCACTTTCTAAAGATTTGTTGCAATATATATCTTCATTGAATCAATACAGTGAGCATCCTTTGGCAGAAGCGGTGGTAAAATATGGGAAAGAGAATAATGTCACTTTGACCAGAGTGTCAGATTTTGAAGCAGTAGCCGGAAAAGGGGTCATCGGAACGGTTGGAGATTTAAAAGTAGCCTTGGGAAATTCGAAATTACTCGAACAATTATCCATTTCTATTGATGAAAAATTATTGTCCCAAGTGACAGCTGAACAAGAAAAAGGAAAAACAGTATCTTTTATAGCTGTGGCCCAAAAAGCAGTAGGTTATGTCACAATTTTTGATGCTATCAAAAAGACAAGTTTAGAAGCCATTCAGGAGTTACAAAAAAATGGCGTCGAAGTCATCATGTTGACTGGCGATAATAAAAATACTGCCAAAGCAGTGGCAGAACAATTGAACTTAAAGCACTACAAGGCGGAGTGCCTTCCGGAAGACAAACTCAATGAAATCAAATTACTACAACAACAAGGCAGAGTCGTAGCCATGGCTGGGGATGGCATCAATGATGCTCCGGCACTGGCACAGTCTGATGTAGGAATCGCGATGGGAACAGGTACTGATGTGGCCATAGAAAGTGCTTCGATCACCTTGGTTAAAGGAGACCTACAAGGAATAGTCAAAGCGAAAAATTTAAGTCACAGCGTTATTAAAAACATAAAGCAAAATTTATTTTTTGCTTTTATATACAATGTTTTGGGTGTCCCTATCGCTGCCGGAGTTCTCTACCCAATATTCGGATTACTTCTATCTCCGATGATAGCTGCATTGGCGATGAGTTTTAGTTCGGTTTCTGTGATTGCCAATGCACTTAGATTGAGAAATATAAAATTGTGAAATTATTCTTCATCCATTAAAAACACAAAAGTGAGCACAATAAGCATTTTTCAAAACGTATTACATTATTTTTTGCATTTTGGTTTTCCGTTTGTAATTGCCTACTTTTTTTGGAGAAAAAAGTGGTTAAGAGCCGGTACAATTATGGTTTCAACAATAATAATTGATATTGACCATTTTTTGGCAAATCCTGTTTTTGAGGCATGTAGGTGTAGTATAGGTTTTCATCCTTTGCACAGTATTCCGTTAATAATATTGTATCCGGCCTTTCTATTTTTTCCAAAAACTAGACTTATAGGATTAGGGCTTACTTTTCATATTTTCACTGATTGGATAGATTGTTTAATTATGAAGCTAAATTGTGTATAGAAATGGCAAAAAGCAGACATTATTATATCCGTAAAACACACAGATATCTAGGAGTCATATTGGGAATTCAATTTCTATTTTGGACCATAGGTGGTTTATATTTTAGTTGGTCTGATATGGATGAAATTCACGGGGATCATCATAAAGCGGCTGTTTTACCATTAGAATTTGATATCAAAGTAGTCAACCCACAAGAAATTGTTCAAAAAATAAAACAAAGGGATTCGATTAAATATATTTTAGATATGCGATTGATACAAATTTTGGGAGAACCAGTTTATCAAATTATTTACACAGATGGTAAAATTAAAGATAAAAGAATTCAATTGGCAAAGGCAAATACTGGTGAACTTCGGAATGCATTAAGTAAAGAGGAAGCCATTAAGGTTGCTCAAAGGAGTTTTTATGATGATGCAATGGTGTCACAAGTAGAATATTTGACAAAAGCCGGTCAACATCATGAATACCGTGAGAGCCCACTCCCTGCCTATGCTGTCAAATTTGATCACCCATCCAATACCACCGTTTATATTTCATCAGAATTAGGTACTGTTCAAAAATTCAGAAATGAAAAATGGAGAATATTTGATTTCTTATGGATGTTGCATACGATGGATTACCAGGGAAGAGATAATTTTGGCAATTGGATATTGAGGGCATTTTCAATTTTTGGTCTGATGACGATTGGATCAGGTTTCGTTTTATTTTTTGTAAGTCGTAAAAAAATAAAAATAGTATAAAAAAGATCTTTTGAAATTATTTTATAAAGCAATGAATTAAATAAATTAATCAGTATCTACTTGCTCAAAAGACAGAAAAAATTATCATTAGAAATAATTGTAAAAACAACTTAAATATAAATATATGTTAAATTTTATATTAAT
Proteins encoded in this region:
- a CDS encoding PKD domain-containing protein, whose translation is MFKIIYISFVLIFTPKLCQGQTGCHSLFGFHQSDTILTVNFTDSTISSTPITSWLWDFGDGHSSTSHNPHHTYDHAGTYEVCLTVHNNHGCNSTYCHAVTVSTIQPECHALFGFQQSDTTFTVNFADSTISSTPITSWLWDFGDGQSSTNHNPHHTYAHAGTYEVCLTVHNNHGCNSTYCHFVTIHATAHECIALFTSHYDSKSNQMRFFNTSSFTTDHTQYLWSFGDGHSSSSENPINTYSHTGIYTVCLFIIDEITGCNSHICTEVEINHIWHDMVVNKEHLVTSRSTANEVTEPESYIEFGSFPNPFISNTNIPYELKSDSHLNIEMYDLSGRLIHQIFKGDQSKGSHTLVLSGDYLIDKMYILKIVINDKIFHKKLLVAK
- a CDS encoding efflux RND transporter permease subunit, with the translated sequence MVEKLITFSLKNRFIVLMISAGLFGWGIYSVQQNPIDAIPDLSENQVIVFTEWMGRSPQVIEDQVTYPLVSNLQGIPKVKNIRGTSMFGMSFVYIIFEDNVDVYWARTRVLERLNYAQRLLPQNVVPTLGPDGTGVGHIFWYHLEANGMDLGEQRALQDWYVKFALQTVPGVAEVASFGGFEKQYQLVLDPLKMQYYGISMMEAMNAVKTSNNDVGGRKFEMSDMAYIVRGLGYIKNIKDIEDITIKNYNSVPILVKDIGSVQMGGDLRLGIFDQNGEGEVVGGIVVMRYGENADKVIKSVKEKMKEVEKGLPEGVTFKTSYDRGELIEKAIESVRGTLIEEMIAVSIIVLLFLFHWRSALIILIQLPISVSIGFILLEAFGISSNIMSLTGIALAIGVVVDDGIVMVENAYRTISEKQEELENIQN
- a CDS encoding efflux RND transporter permease subunit, encoding MNIKNIFKKAHDPLSPEEKLLLIESSSKLVGPGVFYSTIIVIASFLPVFLLTGMEGKLFSPLAWTKSFILIVDAFLAISLTPVLISFLLKGKLRPENKNPLNKALERVYTPMLVFCLKWRKTILGLNIIALVIGILMFTKLGSEFMPPLDEGSILFMPVTLPDVSNSEVKRILQVQDKLIKSIPEVAHVLGKAGRANTATDNSPISMVETIILLKPQHQWRDNLSKNDIITEINNKLQIPGVINGFTQPIINRINMLSTGIRTDVGIKIYGANLDSINVLAQKIKKTLEGTSGVKDLYAEPITGGKYIDIEAKRDEIGRYGLTIDDINVVVEAAIGGMKLTTTIEGRQRFSVNARYAQEFRNSIEALKQLQVQTMEYGPIPLEAVADVKVSDGPPMINSENAMLRGSVLFNVRDRDLGSTVKEAQSKLNTMMTKMPKGYYVEWSGQWENQIRANRTLSMILPIVILIIFTVLYFTYKSMKEALITMITVPFALIGGIFMVYFYGINLSVAVAVGFIALFGMAIETAMLMTIYLNEAMNKMVEKHGNSAQTLSEDILKEYIIEGSAKRLRPKLMTVSVSLFGLIPILWATGTGADVMVPITVPLIGGTITSTIYVLLVTPIVFEMTKLRELKSKGKIELIDVKE
- a CDS encoding TolC family protein; amino-acid sequence: MLKNRYQVILCIFFINIAPLKGQILTLNEVLENITLNNPQLKMYDADIQSMDAASAGAKSWMPPQVQVGFFMTPYNPSFWKADGAFAGMGNFMVGATQMIPNPKKQMADFNYMNAMSSVERENRNYTLNQLYALAKTNYYEWMIISKKVKIANENLLLLAYMIKSMEIRYQYNMDKLPTYYKAKAKYSSLENMIVMLKNDISQKMIVLNTLMARDKNITFEVDNTYRFTDFNNEASDTTFLTKRRSDIKAIEKTININQLKIEVENTRLLPDFGVRYDHMFAFGQQPQQFTLMGMVNIPMSWSTKMNKANIHSFQIKNESLYWQKQMVLNEASGMIKAMKTELKFLKDQYQISENSIIPAIRKNYETALLAWQNNTGDLFQVLDAWESLNMAQLDTLDKLQRILVTQVEIEKQMEIK
- a CDS encoding efflux RND transporter periplasmic adaptor subunit; translated protein: MNKYIKYSIGLLLMVIIGFGIYYFAIKSKHHSGDHQQTKTYTCPMPQDSFFSDQPGTCPKCGMTLVEVDAHKYDESSKKMASYTCPMPEDSVYSDKPGICPKCGMTLIKKENHDQHTDDYTIDQLLKPTNQFVVGKYPVITAKDTAISGEINLPGLIAYDLDAAVNIAARISGRIEKMYINYKFQAVKKGQKLFDVYSPELLTEQQNFIFLNSDDPENTSIIEASKQKLLLYGMTQSQISSMAKSKTANAQITIYSPVEGIISGTESMSEQNESGMSIKNNNTEALSVKEGNYIKKGEVIFKLLSTDRVWGIFNVMQGNSAFIKINQPVLVTSEMNGMKPFTAKINYIETQFNPEDRSNSVRVYLNNKMLKLPIGLRLEGLVKISPVKGIWLDKKALVSTGTQKIIFTKKEGGFKAKAIKTGLEIGDFIQILSGISLKDELAQNAQYLMDSESFIKTK
- a CDS encoding efflux RND transporter periplasmic adaptor subunit → MTKSTIIVLLFFAVSISCSEQKENDHSTHSDMANVFYTCSMDPQVKEDKPGKCPICHMELTPIKSDDTKPNEIKLSDQQIQLGNITTQTFVATQNNLDQSYTGTLTFDQDKIKTISARAMGRIEKLYFKTLGGFISKNQPVYDLYSEDIAIAKQDFVSAYRQLSLPGDFGKNADRLLLAAKQKLQFYGLNDRQIESLKTSKDVSPYTTFYSVTGGYINEISVTEGSYVMEGTEILKTADLTSLWLETQVNINYANGFRIGQQAKVSFNDFPDKSVNTVVSFVNPEINPDTRLLLIRMKIENKNLQLKPGMQAEANITRSNIKGLFIPVDALIREEKATYIWLEKTPGVFENQMVNTGIEINGLIEIKTSMDSLKNVVITGAYAINSEYKFRKGSDPMEGHNM
- a CDS encoding copper-translocating P-type ATPase, with the protein product MKHTYSISGMTCKGCRGHVEKTLSNVEGVTIAKVDLQMAEAIIEMESHIPIETFAEALKNDGGRYHIHKQGHQIDEVKKDEKAKGKGRGTFYCPMHCEGEKTYDKAGDCPVCGMDLVEERSLSATSAQFTCPMHAEIVRDEPGSCPICGMDLVPLETDASEEDKTYQKLLKKFWIAVVFTVPIFLIAMSEMIMDNPLYSIFSQKNWNWIQLVLSIPVVFYATWIFFQRAWTSIQTMNLNMFTLIGIGSGIAWIFSVFAMLFPDIFPPDFKTMNGNVFVYFEATTVILTLVLLGQLLEARAHSQTSGAIKALLQLVPSTATLVENGNDKIISIDKIEKGYLLRVKPGEKIPVDGTIVEGHSSIDESMITGEPIPVDKTVDDKVSSGTINGTKSFVMIAEKVGSETLLSQIIHMVNNASRSKAPIQKLADKIAKYFVPIVLFVSMLTFIVWAVFGPEPAYVFAFVNAIAVLIIACPCALGLATPMSVMVGVGRGAQSGVLIKNAEALEKMNKVDTLIVDKTGTITEGKPSVEKVIAIDDSLSKDLLQYISSLNQYSEHPLAEAVVKYGKENNVTLTRVSDFEAVAGKGVIGTVGDLKVALGNSKLLEQLSISIDEKLLSQVTAEQEKGKTVSFIAVAQKAVGYVTIFDAIKKTSLEAIQELQKNGVEVIMLTGDNKNTAKAVAEQLNLKHYKAECLPEDKLNEIKLLQQQGRVVAMAGDGINDAPALAQSDVGIAMGTGTDVAIESASITLVKGDLQGIVKAKNLSHSVIKNIKQNLFFAFIYNVLGVPIAAGVLYPIFGLLLSPMIAALAMSFSSVSVIANALRLRNIKL